The following coding sequences lie in one Capnocytophaga stomatis genomic window:
- a CDS encoding peroxiredoxin-like family protein, whose translation MSVKKIFLGIFFLLSVASQAQDVSKALKVGDKAINFTLKNAKGEDVTLYSLLEKGNVIITWYRGGWCPYCNVALNQLQEKLPEFKSLNASLVALTPELPDHSLSTQEKNKLEFEVLTDLNNEVARLYGVVFKLDDKTAQRYEQALHLSSRNGTNSSELPVPATYVIDKKGNIRYAYVNPNYKERANPEVIIQELRKIR comes from the coding sequence ATGAGTGTTAAAAAAATATTTTTAGGAATTTTCTTTCTATTATCAGTTGCTTCTCAAGCTCAGGATGTTTCTAAAGCACTGAAAGTAGGTGATAAAGCCATCAATTTCACTTTAAAAAATGCTAAAGGAGAGGACGTTACCTTGTACTCTTTGTTAGAAAAAGGAAATGTGATAATTACTTGGTACAGAGGAGGCTGGTGTCCGTATTGTAATGTAGCTTTAAATCAATTGCAGGAAAAATTACCAGAGTTTAAATCATTGAATGCCAGTTTAGTTGCCTTAACTCCTGAATTGCCTGACCACAGTCTTTCAACTCAAGAAAAGAATAAACTTGAATTTGAGGTTCTTACAGATTTAAATAATGAAGTGGCAAGGTTATATGGTGTCGTTTTTAAATTGGATGACAAGACGGCACAACGTTATGAACAAGCTTTGCATTTGAGTAGCCGAAATGGGACTAATTCTTCAGAATTACCCGTCCCTGCAACATATGTCATTGATAAAAAAGGAAATATACGTTATGCTTACGTAAATCCAAATTATAAAGAACGTGCCAATCCGGAAGTAATTATTCAAGAGCTCAGAAAAATTCGCTAA